In the genome of Cryptomeria japonica chromosome 8, Sugi_1.0, whole genome shotgun sequence, one region contains:
- the LOC131066851 gene encoding protein LATERAL ORGAN BOUNDARIES codes for MASGSSNSPCAACKFLRRKCTSECVFAPYFPPEEPQKFANVHKIFGASNVTKLLNDLAPQQREAAVTSLAYEAEARLRDPVYGCVGAISVLQRQVQLLQKELAAAHADLLQYTSAFDTGPPDLFIPAQTCLSPSIPHYSKAQMMGRQQVLVQPPPQQQPQLTREQVLELAMRMGGSLEAGLSALGVTNTHAVQSLRQMYPSASPPSRPGSGGGSGSSGGSLGHLSTPEEYSH; via the coding sequence ATGGCATCCGGCTCGTCAAACTCGCCCTGTGCGGCGTGCAAGTTCCTGCGGAGAAAGTGCACATCAGAATGCGTATTTGCACCTTATTTTCCACCGGAAGAACCTCAGAAGTTCGCGAATGTTCACAAGATCTTTGGAGCGAGTAATGTGACGAAGCTTCTGAACGATTTGGCACCACAACAGCGGGAAGCGGCGGTGACTTCATTGGCGTACGAAGCGGAGGCGCGGCTGAGAGACCCTGTGTACGGGTGCGTAGGAGCCATCTCTGTTCTGCAAAGGCAGGTCCAACTTCTTCAGAAAGAACTCGCCGCTGCTCATGCAGATCTCCTTCAATACACTTCTGCTTTCGACACTGGACCGCCGGACCTTTTCATTCCCGCACAGACCTGCCTTTCGCCATCCATTCCGCACTATTCCAAAGCGCAGATGATGGGCCGACAACAGGTACTGGTGCAGCCGCCGCCACAGCAGCAGCCGCAGCTAACGAGAGAACAGGTTTTGGAACTAGCCATGAGAATGGGAGGTTCTTTGGAAGCAGGCCTTTCTGCTCTAGGTGTGACAAATACTCATGCGGTTCAGAGCCTGCGACAAATGTACCCTTCTGCTTCTCCTCCTTCCAGACCTGGCAGTGGGGGTGGAAGCGGCAGTAGCGGAGGTAGCTTGGGACATTTGTCAACGCCTGAAGAATATTCTCACTGA